Genomic window (Toxotes jaculatrix isolate fToxJac2 chromosome 10, fToxJac2.pri, whole genome shotgun sequence):
GGTGTGAACGGTATCATGTTCAGCGAACGTCAGTTTGTAATGTGTCAAACTGACGTCACCTTCTGGCATGTGGCCAATGTGGGCACCCAGAGCGACTTCCTCTCTGTTTACTTCACCGGAAACCTGTTTCAGTACCAAGGCCTCTACcactctgtcctcaccctcttcCCCATGACTGGCATGACCGTTCCCATGGAGACTGAGCTGATGGGTAATGTCACTGAGCAATGATTTTATGAGTGGCTGGGTTTACATGAAAAACAATCGGTGTCAGTGTTTTGACATGCCATGCACCGCAAGTGCATACACTCACGCCATATTGACTTTTGCCTTCTTCTCCTTTCAGGTGAGTGGGAGATCAGTGCCTTCGATGGCAGCCTCAAAAGCCGGGGGATGAGCATCCGTTACTCAGTTCGTCCTTGCGACAATGGAGACCTCCCAATAGTCGATCGAGACAGAGACGAAGATGATATTTCTGACTATATCGATCGGCTAGATCAAATACCAAGGAGCAGAAGACCTCAGAATCGCACAGTTTTGGTTCAGGTGTGTGAGAAGTCCCTGGCTAATAACAGTTCAGGGCAAATCATCACTAATGACACAGCTGTGGGGACCGGGGCTGCTGAAGGACAGTCAATATGTCACCTGAAGAGAGTTACAGTAGCATCACAAGGAGGAGCAAGTCCGAACACGGTGCCAGAGGGAGGAATCCCACAGGATGTCTTGGAGGAGATAGAGAAAGATGGGGAATGGACAGTTTTTCAGAATGGGACTAAAGCAGGAGACAAGAGAGGtagcagacagagaagacaggcAGAGGGAAACTGGACAGACGGAGACATCAGCTCTGGAGCCTCAGAAGATGGAGTAACTGGGATAGAGCTTGGCAAAGAGGTTGTGGAAAATGGGACTGACACTGCTGCAGAGGTAAAGACTGAGGACAGGAGCGAAATGTCAAGCGAAATGAATGGGACAAAGGAGGAGGTTGAAATGAGCAACGAAATCATACTGGACAGCAATCCAATCCAGAAGGTCTCAACTGTAGAACCAAGCAATTCAGAGGAAATGGATGAAAACATCATACTGCGAAACCACTTCCAGTCTGAACCTGAGCGACTTACAGTAGATCTGCTGGAATTCAACTACACTGTTGATAACAACGCAACAGAAATGGATCTGTCTCTACAGTATGATGACTACAGCCTACAGgtactgttttctgtttgtgtcatttgtttgtACACAAGTACACATAATTCCATCTGCCAGATACCAAGTGCCACAAACCCTAACTCTCCACCTTACCTGTTGTAGTCtaatataaactttttttttttttttgacaggagAACAGCACATTGGATACATTTGCCACAGATTATGTGAACCCACGCTCCGGAGGGATCAGATATCGCACTTACTACATTGCTGCAGAGGAGATCACCTGGGACTACGGCATCAGAAAGCCACATCAGCTCATCAAACCCAAGTGGGTAGTATTACTAAGCAATAtgtcatccaaaaaaaaaaaacctttcatcACAAGAAGGGGACATCCTATAGCAAACAGGATACGCATGAAGATGACTTTTTCATCAAAATGAATATTCTTTTATATAAATAGGATTATTTGCGCTTAAAATGGCACATTTTATCAGAAGAAGCCAATGTGAAAAGTTAGCATGGGAAATGGAATTTGTGGTGTGAGGTCTGTCAATTGTGTGAGTATCACACTCATTGTGTAAGAGTTAGCAGGCCTGcgatttgtgtttttatgctgaGCTTAACTAATTTTCTCCTGGCTCTAGCTAcacacctaacacacacacataatggtAATGTTGTCATGTCAGCATTATAAAAagctaaacacacaaaacatgttaAACACTGATGTTGTTGTGAATATGTAGGTTAACATGTAGGGGTATTAACGTGCTAATGTAAGTATGTAAGCAGGCTACTGTGGCTAATTAAGCGTTGTACCACCTAGACCGACAAAAGCCAAGTCTGACAATGTAGAGCTGAGCCTGACAAGATAAGTCTCAGACTCTGTTGCAGTACTGACTCAATTCCTCACTTTAGAGAGATGCGGCGAGGGATGAGGAAGTTCCTGCCAGAGTACAAGAAGGTGGTGTTTCAAGCCTACAGGGGTGAACGCTTCCAACATCCCATAAGCAGAGGAGAGCTTGAAGAGCACCTGGGACTCATGGGACCTGTCATCAGAGCTGAGATTAATGATCTTGTCAATGTGAGTGATACtatagaaaaatgaaatgagtctCAGTGGATGCATCCATTTTGACGATCATCAGTTTACCTCAAATGTTTCATGAAACATGGAAAGAAATGTGAACACTATTGATGTTTCTTGAAACACCTGAATTATGAAACATGACTACTGTAGCTGATGTGGCTTTCTGTTCAAAACTGCCTCTGccttagtgaaaagttgattggttggattgtttattttttttatttttcccccctctgtctTATTCAAGGTGGTCTTTAAAAACAAGGCGTCCAGACCTTATTCCTTTCACCTTCAGGGAGTCTATGACCGCAGCCAGGGGGCCGGCATAGCCCAGACCCACGCAGCCTCTGCTCCACCTGGGGTCCCAGGAGAGCCTGTGGCTCCTGGGGAGGTGCGGACCTATAACTGGAGAATAACCAAGACACAAGGACCAACCGACAATGAATTTGACTGCAAGACTGGGGCTTACTATTCCACCGTGGACAAGGTCTGTATAGGTCTTCACCTGTAGCCTTCACATTTTGTGGATATACagcttctgtacagtatgtttgtgtgtgtgcttgcatagCTGCGAATACCTGCCtgaatctttttgttttgttattcttGTCCCTCATAATACATGTACATACAACCTtctcaaaaattcttttgagaaggtttagattttttttttcatttgatgtttCCAGTTAAGCGATGCAGTAATtcttgtagttttgtttttactagAAGCTGAGAAAACTTTCCTTGCAAGGACAGAAAGTAGCAGACATAAAACATTTCCCATAATGAtccacaagcttttttttttctttactcattCCTAAAAACCTTGACTATATTTAAATGACAAGGAGAAAATACATATTTCCTTCTATGTTCAGGAGAAGGACCTTCACTCAGGTCTGATCGGTCCACTGGTGATCTGTAAGACTGGCACCCTCCAGACTCGTCAGAACACGCAGCCAGACATCCAGGAGTTTTCCCTGCTTTTCCACACCTTTGATGAAACTAAAAGCTGGTACCTGGAGGAGAATCTGCAGCGGTACTGTGCCCCACCCTGTCAGGCCAACACCGAGGACCCCTGGTACCACATCAGCAATAAGTTTGCAGGTGCACATAATAAGGTTGATTGTTGGTCTCATGTTTTAATTAGCCTACTGGAGTCTTAACGATTTGTTACGATTGTTTTTATGATGCACAAGAAATAACGCCCAGTCTTTTTCCACTTAGCGATAAATGGTTATGTGGCAGAGACGCTTCCTGGGCTGTTGGTTGCCCAGCACCAGCAAGTGAGGTGGCACTTGCTGAACGTAGGAAGCAATGGAGAGTACCACGCCGTGCACTTCCATGGATTACCTTTCACCGTTCACACCGAAAAAGAACACCGTATGGGGGTCTACAACCTCTTCCCTGGTAAATACATATTTcgtatttatatttatacatatttatatacatttacaCAATAAACCAGATTTTATCCCACAGAAATTATTGTACGGTTATGGTTGTGCAGTATATTCATTTCATAGCAACAAAATGTTCTGAATCCCGTTAGAGAATTTTCCAAACGATGAAACTGGAGCTAAGCAAATACTTTTAGTTAGTTTTCCTGGTTATGTAACAGAAGCAAAGCTCTGTCTTTCTTAAAATGTTCTTAATTCCTGTATTACACACTGTCTCATGCACTTTATTGCTCTCTGTTAACCATTTATTCGCCTCCTCCCCAGGAGTGTTTGGCACGGTGGAGATGAGACCTCCCACAGTTGGCACATGGCTGGTGGAGTGCACCATAGGAGACTACCAGCTGGCTGGAATGAGGGCTAAACTGTTGGTGTATAATCCACGTAGGTACAAGTGTCACATATGTGTGAAAATATTGTTTATAAGGTAATTGGAGCTAATATATTAGACATATTATAATCAAATCATCAGTCGTCAGTCTGATCTGCCTGTCTCCACCACTTTGTtccaaagtaaaaaataaaatctcaccAGCAACTGAAAGGATTGACATGAACTCAGGAAAGAtttcatggtctccagaggatgaatccaaatgattttggtgatcccttGATTTTCTTTCAAGGCCACCAATAGGTTAAATTTTCCACTTCTCCAGTACCGAATCTTTCAGCCTCAGTTGTACTAAGAATCTGAGATGAGCATGCTACCATAGCATGAGCAAGTACACGTTTTTGGGAGTATGAGTAATTTGGTATGCTACCAGcaaagtattttcattttttttccagttcattATTCTGCTTTGTGGTGCATAGAGAGAGTGTCAGCCTCATGGATCTGGCAGAGCTATAGACATTTGGACTTCATTACAAAATGAACAAGATTTTGCAACACTAGGAACATGATTActgacatcactgctgctgcattttgaaGAGTCCGAATTATTTCACAGGCTTTCCCCGCATTTTCTCCACtgaaaagtattttatttaagtttaattgatgtttttttttttttttttaatgaggatTTCCCACGGGTCACATATCTGGGCTAAACCAGTGTAGTTGCACATCAtcatttccagaaatgtcaaaaCCCCAAAACAGACAATGTGTAGTTCTGTACTGTTCAGATGTATTaagtcacacacaaatggggaaTTTTTAAGTGATAATTATGTATATTTGGAAATTTGACACGCATTATTGAGCTAGGATTTTCTCGTGCTGACATGCAGAATGTTTCTTGCCTCTGGGGATGAAATCTGGAAGAATTGAGGATTCCCAGATCACAGCATCAGATCACATAGGTAAGACACTCTTTATActttttttagttgttgttgtttattacttttattgAACAGGGCAAGCACACTAAGAAGACCCGTAATACTTGTCAACACTTGCAGAGAGATTACATGCTTACTCCTAATACCCAGtgtactgaaaataaaaacaaccccaaGCACCTTTATGAAATTTTAAACCCTGGATATTGCTCACATTATGAGTTGGATTATAAACGTGTTTACATATATGTGTCCAGATAAGTGGGAGCCCAGGCTGGCAAGGCTGGATCAGTCGGGTTATATCAATGCCTGGATGGGCAAAAACAAGATGTCATGGATACAGGTTAGACATGCAGCATTTCTCCTGTGCATCTGCTACTGTATGCGATGCCAAATGCAAGACCTGAATTAAATCAATATCAGTTATATTCTCTTTGTAACGTGTTAAACggagacagagcacagtgaaATGTAATGTCATGTAATGTGTGCATTGTTAGGTTGACCTCCAGAGGCCCACCCTGCTCCACAGTGTGCAGACACAGGGAGTCAGGTCAAAGCTGAGGGACCACTACATCACAGTCTTTGCCATATCCTACAGTCTGGACCAGGATACTTGGACCACATACAGAGGAAACAGCACACCAGGAAACACCAGACAGCACCATGTATGTCCTCTCATCTGGTACCACAGTAGGATTAGGGTTAGAATTTGTTAGTAATGAAATGTTGATTCTTCAGGAAATGAGTTCCTCATCATTGCAGAGGCTGagctgaaaatacaaacagtcatGGAACATGGAGTTCCCAGATGACCAGACAGACATGCCATGTGACCACTGAAATAGATTCAAGTTATAGATATAGAATATgtaatgtgtatgtatatgtatgcatATCTCGTTCCAacagtttgtttcctgtgtcaGGAAGATGAACTCACCCAAAGAGTGAAACCACTGCAAAACGCTAATGTCCTACACAAATGGCCCTTTAATGACCTAATAagtagttttgtatttttagtccaTTAACTACaaattctgtctgtttttgctgAGCCCTTTCCAATGCTAAGATCTGATTTCTAACCTCCAGTCATTGTTTTCAGTTATCACACTTGCAGACGTCGCCTTGAAACATACTTAAGATTGATAAATTGGTCATTTGTAAGTGAACATTTCCtatcctttgtcttttttgtccaaGAGGTCATGTATGGTAAATCATTTTCAAACAGGTGCCAGTTTGGAAGCTATTCTTCACTGTGCATCAGTCCAAGAAAAAGAACcaggaaatgttttgtgttAGAAATGGTTGCTGTTCAGCAGCTGACCATGAGAGTTAGAGCAGTATTAAATGTTGTTAACTGTtttgtgttgctctgttttAGGTGTTTCACGGAAACCTGGACAGCTCCAGGGTGAAAGAAAACCACTTTTCGCCACCGTTTGTGGCTCGCTATGTCAGGATACAGCCAATAAACTATGTGCAGAAGCCTGCTCTGCGACTGGAATTGCTGGGCTGCGATCTAAACAGTGAGTTGTACCAAACAGTAACATAATTTATGGTAGTACTAATGTTACTGTATGAACCTGCTGAGAATGACTCTGTGTATATCTTTGTGTacgtttgcttgtgtgtgtgaccagGCTGTTCACTCCCTCTCGGGCTCCAGAGGAGGCAGATTCCTGACACCAACTTTAAGGCttcctcatttctttcatctctACTGCGTGTCTGGAAGCCCCACCTCGCCCGGCTCCATCAGGAAGGCAGCACCAACGCCTGGAGGCCAATggtgaacatacacacatataaaactACATTCACAAATCGTCTGGTTAAAAGTTGAGCTCTTTcacacctgtaaccacacccaaAACTCAACaatttttaatgtgttaaacacaatttttaaagaaaaagtccAACAACTCATTGAAAAATAGCTGTCCTTCTTTTTGTGCATAtactcccttcctctctctctctatccttaTATTATTTTTGCCGTCTAGTTTGTCTCATCTCGAGCTTATCGCTTTCACACCTTGCAGCACTGAACTGTAGAGGTGTGATTTGCCCTTCTGTCAAACTGTTGAGCTGTTAATAAAAGTCACACACCAAACAGTGCATAGCACTTATGATTCATGGGCAGGGGTCAAACACTTTGGGCCAGGTTTAGGAGCATTTATCCTTTAATAGTAGCTGCTGTCAGCATACAGTTTTGCTATTGTTCTTAACAAAAGTTTAAACAGGAACAAAGCACTTCTTGCAAATGTGTTCCAGGATACAGCTTATAATGGGACAACCTTGATTTACTTGTCCTTGTTTATATAAATGTGAGGGGTTTGACATTTGGGTAGGCTTTTAAATTGTAAAATAGGAAAGTGGTGCTTGGCTCTCTTCACGCTGGGTTTCAGCTTTAAATCATTATTGTTTGGTGGGACTTTTCCTGTAGCGAGAGCAACCTTCTCCTTAtcagctgaaaaataaagtttttgacATGAAGAattaaaatgggaaaaaaaaaatccccacacactgacagttcaTTTGGTTTTGCCAGATCACATCCTGCCAAAAACATGCACTGCCAGACACCTTCCCTAGTTTATTAGTGCCTTTGTTGGCTTCATGTGGGACAGGAAGTGGTGTGGTGTTCCCTTTGACCATCTCTACATATTTCTTTCCCTTTGCTTTGCCTACTACACTCAGAAGCTGGGattctttttttccagaaaaattTCCCTGATTTAATGCATTACACTTTTGCATTTCAGCTCATATTATTTCATAATGTCCCCCTGCACATAATGTCATGCATGATTCTGTGGTTGGTTTGGGAGTTACCACGATGAATAGCAgaaattaatataaatataaatgaattaaacattttatttttaccattaagGATTTAAGCCTTTTGTAGCAAACTGTTCTTGAACTAGGTGAGACTTCAGAACTCATGAATGAGATGCAAAATGATTTAGTGGGTTTAGTTTTAGTGCAGACACAGACTCCATGGCCCTTGCCCTATTCCCTGTTGTGATTGCCCTTCTCTGTTGTATCAGGTGCTTGGACCCTGGTACAACTACTTGTAGGTgtagttttgtctttgtcttttttatacCAATATTAAAtgtttcctctgtcctcttcacCCCAGAACAACAACCCCCACGAGTGGCTGCAGGTTGACTTGGGGAGAGTCAAACGCATCACGGGGGTCATAACCCAAGGAGCACGATCGCTGTTGACCCAGATGATGGTGACGGAGTTCTCAGTTACCATCAGTCATGATGAACACACCTGGAGCAGTGTCTTAGAGGGCAACTCCCAAAGAGAACAGGTATATTGAAGAGTGGGACATAACTCCATAGCTGACTACCACTGTctaaaaaaaagtccataaatGTGTAATGGCTTTACTCACTTCACTTATTTCTTCAGTTAATCATCACTACATAAGGCCTAATCTATTTCCTAGTTTCCCTTACTATGTGTGAGTCACTCTGTATTGTGGGAGTGACAGCCCATCAAAAGAATCCTGTTATAGTGTGTTATTAtgtctcacagacacacagcgtACTGAATGCTGGTATGAAGCTTGAAAATCTGAAAGTAATAAAACTTCTGGGTAAATGATCTGTTCTTGGGATCATACCTTCCAAATTCCACATCTGTTGAACTCTAATACATGgatttgttttctgtatttaatcTGTGTCAGTTAATTCTGCTAAACTCTctgcttttgtctctgtttcgttatttctctccttctctttctgtcctcagatCTTCACAGGAAACAATGACCCAGACGAGGAAGTTGTCACGGTTTTCGATACTCCCCTGTTCGGACGCTACCTCCGTATCCACCCGCGGGGCTGGATCAATGACATCGCCCTGCGTCTGGAGGTCCTGGGCTGTGAGACGCAGCAGGTGCTCTGACACTACTGAACAAACTCACCAACGCGCATGCAGCACCATTTTAGTAtcaatgtatgtgtgtgtgtgcgtgtaaagtatcttagttttgtttttgagtttgacaagagaagaaaaatgttaaattgtcATGGACAGCACTTCTTAAGCTATATATAAACTGTTTGAATTTGTATGAGAAAGGCTATTTCTTCTGTAGCTAcatctttgtttacattttcaccTTTTTGCCAGTGTGGCGTTTGATCATTTTATTACTGGTCAGAAGAGAAATCTTGTccaaaaagacaggaagtaatTATGTTTGAGGTCATAAGTTAAAATGGATATAATATGCTAATATTTTAAAGTATCAGTTTTAAGATAAACACAGCTGAGCTACACAGTATTCGCTTTACCTTTGAAGCACACAGCTGTGCTAACTACAGAGCAAACCTTTTGAATGTAAGCTTGTGTAAATATTTCAGACTCAGAAGGATGTATACAGTTTGACTGGTTGTTATATATCATTGGGaaagtttgttttaatgtgtttttggtttcctgttttttgttttttgcttgaATAGAGTTTATATAAACAATGAATCTTTGTCTCAGTGGCATTTATTCCATGCATCACGTGTGACCTACAAATtcttgtacacacaaacacaaatatgcaATCACACATATTCGCTTTCCAGCTGAAACCAAAATTTGAACTATTGCGTGCGCTTTCAAATCTCTGTACCAAGTTCAGGTAGGTGTTTGAACATGGACAGCTTCAAACAATAGCATGGAGATAAATCAAGTGTTTCTTGATAAACCACTTCCTGTCCTTCCtgtacttttgttttcttccttctttccagTACGTTACCTCTGTTCTTTCTTTGGTGTATCTGTCTTTAATCCAAAATGTTCCTGAACACTGTTTCAGCCAGGTCCTCCTGGCAGAAACAATGAACAGCTCAGCTCCAGCATTGTTCTGCCACAAGTTAAAATATgcagtgaaggaaaaacaagTACATTCACAGACGAGGATGAAATTATGAGGTGATTGGAAGGGAAATGGTAAGATCAACAAGGTGTCTGCGTGCTTGTGTCTACACTGTATATTTTGGGCCTGACTGTGTGAAGCTCAAAAACATGAGCAGCGTGTTTGTAGGTCCAACCAACTTTTATCGCCTCATTATCAGCTGAGGAAGTTTCCAGGCTGGGGGGGGTTGTGTTTCGTTTGGAGGACAAAGTAATACTGGACAGGACATGTGTTGGCAGAGACATAGCAGTAGCACATTATGCCTGGCTGTCACATTTTATCTCTCTGAAAACAATAACACACCGTCTGTTATCTTAGCAACAAGACAGAGCACCTGTGTTCAGCTCCAGCTGAATAATTGTGGgattgtgtttgcagtgtgtgaaagaaccaacaacaacaaacacaggccaAGCACAAGCATAGAGACTGAACACGGGTGGGCCATACTGAGGCCTTCACATGATTTACTCTTTAACTCCAAATTCTGTGTATAATCTATTTTCTAGTTTTCTTAAATATATGTGACAGATATTGTAACTCCTCCCAACAAGCTATCAATCAGTACCTGATTGCTGACACCTGGCTAGCTCCTAGACAGGTGAGTCTATTTAAGATCAGTTCAGTAGCATTGAGCTGCAATTTGCAACTGCTGCTTTTTTGATTAACGCACATTTGATTAAAATCATTCTGTAGTAGAAAGTATTAAAAAATTGATTGATCACAGTGAAAGTGGtttcacaaatatatatatatatatatatatttttttttttttttttttttctcaacactAACGAAGGTAAGCACAAACTGGACTGTTGTGAGAAACTCACACATCCAAGACATGAGCGTTGGCTGTTGAACAGTAACCTCTGTACACTTAATTCCTTTCACAAAATCCACTTTGAAGTATCTACCTGTGTCAAGTCTCATATCTGTGTAGTTTTTCAATTCTACAGAGAATATCAAAGAGAAAGACGGAGTGGTGTGAAGTTCACGCCACAGGTGTTGTGGTTAATGGGCTAAGAAATGCAATCAACCGCAAATGTCCTTTAAAGGATGCTTTTCACtagcttcctcttttttcttcttcttctttcagtttGCAACAGTCCAGAAGCCCAAGCTTGCCACTTCTAATGAAGACAAAGTTACAATATTACAACATTTTTGTACAAATTTGTGAAGAATTAATGACTTTCGTCACACTTCTCAGCCCCATAAAATGAAACCCATCAGATTGTAAATTTCCCAACACGACAAATCTGTTATATAGAGTTTCAGATTCACACTGCCAGTTACTCCCCTGTTAAAGTGAAACCTGGTGAGCGATCGCCACGCTTTTCTTCTTAAGGAGTCCGTTTAGCTGAGTTGGCAGACCAGTAGGCAATGGTTCTCatgaaaagggaggaaaaagaacgAAAACCATGTGgcacaacagaaacaatgacTACGCTTTTATCACCCTCTTTACATCACCTCCTGCCATGTCCTGCAGACCCTTGAGGACCCAGACGCCCCTGGatacaagagaaaacaaacaagctgaaGACCTTATCTgctcccttcttctttttctcctttgtggTAAAGTTTACAACATAATTTAAAGTGACGACatcagtgtgtgcacatgctttGTTCCAGTTGTGCAACAGTGGCACACACTGGAACTACAGCATACATTCGTGAAACCACTTTCACTGTGATCAATCAATTTTTTAATACTTTCTACTACAGAATGATCCAAAACCATGCAATAAATGCATAGCAGTACAATGGACTATTTCCCATTTATCATTACAGATACTCTGGATTTAACTTAACTTAAAATTAGCAA
Coding sequences:
- the f8 gene encoding coagulation factor VIII isoform X1 produces the protein MRPTLLLLALLPLICCETQQSAPTVREYYIAAVEIGWDYIYLDDADASSDQRRRSRDIPQKYIKAVYREYTDSTYTVPKPRPAWTGIQGPVIVAQAGERVVVHFKNLASQPYSISPVGITYWKQSEGAGYDDSTAGQEKEDDAVSPGGYYEYVWDISPKDGPTISDPDCLTYSYSSQVDTVRDLNSGLIGALLICKSSAFTDKGQRRNPAFVLLFAVFDETKSWYGEVGERMSREKFKRSQGRKEYHTINGYVNSTLPGLTICQGRNHVFWHLIGVGTAPEIHSIQFQDHTLQVLTHRKVNVEVTPMTFTTAEMRPSNTGRFLISCQIYAHRHDGMNALFTVEKCPDPVSLPGPDLRNVKQKDHGDSSEEYNDDDDDDDDDDDDGGNLFNTISFLPKKPQVQARASRGQQSKTWMHYIAAEEVTWDYTPHLKPSDSELQSGYLPASPHHLDYKYKKVVYVEYTDASFTQRRKKSTSPNLLGPLLKGKVNDQFHITFRNLASHPFNIYPNGLTKISPLQRTTNDAEKDLRSMGVPPNGTFGYIWRLTTDDGPLEGDPQCLTQLYQSTVSPERDLASGLVGTLLICKYDAIDTRGRLLGPDKEWRLVFAVFDENRSWYFNENMQKSSKNIPNITDPEFYNSNIIYSVNGIMFSERQFVMCQTDVTFWHVANVGTQSDFLSVYFTGNLFQYQGLYHSVLTLFPMTGMTVPMETELMGEWEISAFDGSLKSRGMSIRYSVRPCDNGDLPIVDRDRDEDDISDYIDRLDQIPRSRRPQNRTVLVQVCEKSLANNSSGQIITNDTAVGTGAAEGQSICHLKRVTVASQGGASPNTVPEGGIPQDVLEEIEKDGEWTVFQNGTKAGDKRGSRQRRQAEGNWTDGDISSGASEDGVTGIELGKEVVENGTDTAAEVKTEDRSEMSSEMNGTKEEVEMSNEIILDSNPIQKVSTVEPSNSEEMDENIILRNHFQSEPERLTVDLLEFNYTVDNNATEMDLSLQYDDYSLQENSTLDTFATDYVNPRSGGIRYRTYYIAAEEITWDYGIRKPHQLIKPKEMRRGMRKFLPEYKKVVFQAYRGERFQHPISRGELEEHLGLMGPVIRAEINDLVNVVFKNKASRPYSFHLQGVYDRSQGAGIAQTHAASAPPGVPGEPVAPGEVRTYNWRITKTQGPTDNEFDCKTGAYYSTVDKEKDLHSGLIGPLVICKTGTLQTRQNTQPDIQEFSLLFHTFDETKSWYLEENLQRYCAPPCQANTEDPWYHISNKFAAINGYVAETLPGLLVAQHQQVRWHLLNVGSNGEYHAVHFHGLPFTVHTEKEHRMGVYNLFPGVFGTVEMRPPTVGTWLVECTIGDYQLAGMRAKLLVYNPQCFLPLGMKSGRIEDSQITASDHIDKWEPRLARLDQSGYINAWMGKNKMSWIQVDLQRPTLLHSVQTQGVRSKLRDHYITVFAISYSLDQDTWTTYRGNSTPGNTRQHHVFHGNLDSSRVKENHFSPPFVARYVRIQPINYVQKPALRLELLGCDLNSCSLPLGLQRRQIPDTNFKASSFLSSLLRVWKPHLARLHQEGSTNAWRPMNNNPHEWLQVDLGRVKRITGVITQGARSLLTQMMVTEFSVTISHDEHTWSSVLEGNSQREQIFTGNNDPDEEVVTVFDTPLFGRYLRIHPRGWINDIALRLEVLGCETQQVL
- the f8 gene encoding coagulation factor VIII isoform X2 encodes the protein MRPTLLLLALLPLICCETQQSAPTVREYYIAAVEIGWDYIYLDDADASSDQRRSRDIPQKYIKAVYREYTDSTYTVPKPRPAWTGIQGPVIVAQAGERVVVHFKNLASQPYSISPVGITYWKQSEGAGYDDSTAGQEKEDDAVSPGGYYEYVWDISPKDGPTISDPDCLTYSYSSQVDTVRDLNSGLIGALLICKSSAFTDKGQRRNPAFVLLFAVFDETKSWYGEVGERMSREKFKRSQGRKEYHTINGYVNSTLPGLTICQGRNHVFWHLIGVGTAPEIHSIQFQDHTLQVLTHRKVNVEVTPMTFTTAEMRPSNTGRFLISCQIYAHRHDGMNALFTVEKCPDPVSLPGPDLRNVKQKDHGDSSEEYNDDDDDDDDDDDDGGNLFNTISFLPKKPQVQARASRGQQSKTWMHYIAAEEVTWDYTPHLKPSDSELQSGYLPASPHHLDYKYKKVVYVEYTDASFTQRRKKSTSPNLLGPLLKGKVNDQFHITFRNLASHPFNIYPNGLTKISPLQRTTNDAEKDLRSMGVPPNGTFGYIWRLTTDDGPLEGDPQCLTQLYQSTVSPERDLASGLVGTLLICKYDAIDTRGRLLGPDKEWRLVFAVFDENRSWYFNENMQKSSKNIPNITDPEFYNSNIIYSVNGIMFSERQFVMCQTDVTFWHVANVGTQSDFLSVYFTGNLFQYQGLYHSVLTLFPMTGMTVPMETELMGEWEISAFDGSLKSRGMSIRYSVRPCDNGDLPIVDRDRDEDDISDYIDRLDQIPRSRRPQNRTVLVQVCEKSLANNSSGQIITNDTAVGTGAAEGQSICHLKRVTVASQGGASPNTVPEGGIPQDVLEEIEKDGEWTVFQNGTKAGDKRGSRQRRQAEGNWTDGDISSGASEDGVTGIELGKEVVENGTDTAAEVKTEDRSEMSSEMNGTKEEVEMSNEIILDSNPIQKVSTVEPSNSEEMDENIILRNHFQSEPERLTVDLLEFNYTVDNNATEMDLSLQYDDYSLQENSTLDTFATDYVNPRSGGIRYRTYYIAAEEITWDYGIRKPHQLIKPKEMRRGMRKFLPEYKKVVFQAYRGERFQHPISRGELEEHLGLMGPVIRAEINDLVNVVFKNKASRPYSFHLQGVYDRSQGAGIAQTHAASAPPGVPGEPVAPGEVRTYNWRITKTQGPTDNEFDCKTGAYYSTVDKEKDLHSGLIGPLVICKTGTLQTRQNTQPDIQEFSLLFHTFDETKSWYLEENLQRYCAPPCQANTEDPWYHISNKFAAINGYVAETLPGLLVAQHQQVRWHLLNVGSNGEYHAVHFHGLPFTVHTEKEHRMGVYNLFPGVFGTVEMRPPTVGTWLVECTIGDYQLAGMRAKLLVYNPQCFLPLGMKSGRIEDSQITASDHIDKWEPRLARLDQSGYINAWMGKNKMSWIQVDLQRPTLLHSVQTQGVRSKLRDHYITVFAISYSLDQDTWTTYRGNSTPGNTRQHHVFHGNLDSSRVKENHFSPPFVARYVRIQPINYVQKPALRLELLGCDLNSCSLPLGLQRRQIPDTNFKASSFLSSLLRVWKPHLARLHQEGSTNAWRPMNNNPHEWLQVDLGRVKRITGVITQGARSLLTQMMVTEFSVTISHDEHTWSSVLEGNSQREQIFTGNNDPDEEVVTVFDTPLFGRYLRIHPRGWINDIALRLEVLGCETQQVL